A genomic window from Pantoea alhagi includes:
- a CDS encoding MFS transporter produces the protein MADVITTSKQTEELAAGSHKARIRAIIGASSGNLVEWFDFYVYSFCSLYFAHIFFPTGNPTTQLVQTAGVFAAGFLMRPIGGWLFGWIGDRHGRKTSMLISVCMMCFGSLVIACLPGYATLGVWAPILLLLARLFQGLSVGGEYGTSATYMSEVAIEGRKGYYASFQYVTLIGGQLLALLTVVILQHVLEPEALRSWGWRIPFALGAVLAIVALFLRRSLNETTSDKTRQHQDAGRLRGLWKHRRAFLMVLGFTAGGSLSFYTFTTYMQKYLVNTAGMDAKSASALMTLALFIFMLIQPLMGALSDRIGRRNSMLMFGAGATLCTVPILTLLQNSESNWLIFILVMLALLITSFYTSISGIVKAEMFPPEVRALGVGLSYAVANAIFGGSAEYVALSLKAAGNETLFFWYVSGMGALALLVSLMLHRKGQGMKL, from the coding sequence ATGGCTGATGTTATAACCACCAGTAAGCAAACCGAAGAGCTCGCAGCGGGATCCCACAAAGCTCGTATTCGCGCAATCATCGGTGCATCGTCAGGCAATCTTGTCGAATGGTTTGATTTCTACGTTTACTCTTTTTGCTCCCTCTATTTCGCGCATATTTTTTTCCCAACGGGAAACCCCACCACGCAACTTGTACAAACCGCCGGTGTTTTCGCTGCGGGTTTTTTAATGCGTCCGATTGGGGGATGGCTTTTTGGCTGGATTGGCGATCGTCATGGACGTAAAACCTCCATGCTGATCTCTGTCTGCATGATGTGTTTCGGCTCCCTGGTTATCGCCTGTTTACCTGGCTATGCCACCTTAGGAGTCTGGGCACCAATACTGCTGCTGCTGGCACGTCTGTTTCAGGGATTATCGGTAGGTGGAGAATATGGCACCAGCGCGACCTATATGAGCGAGGTTGCGATAGAAGGGCGCAAGGGTTATTACGCATCCTTTCAGTACGTTACCCTGATCGGTGGCCAGCTGCTGGCACTGCTTACCGTGGTGATATTACAGCATGTGCTGGAACCGGAAGCGCTGCGTAGTTGGGGATGGCGTATTCCTTTTGCGCTGGGGGCGGTGCTGGCGATCGTTGCGCTCTTTCTGCGGCGTTCGCTAAACGAAACAACCAGTGATAAAACCCGACAGCATCAGGATGCCGGTCGGCTACGGGGTTTATGGAAACATCGGCGCGCTTTTTTAATGGTACTGGGTTTTACCGCTGGCGGATCCCTGAGTTTCTACACCTTCACCACTTATATGCAAAAGTACCTGGTCAATACCGCCGGTATGGATGCCAAAAGCGCCAGTGCATTGATGACCCTGGCGCTGTTTATTTTTATGCTTATTCAGCCGCTGATGGGCGCGTTATCCGACCGAATCGGGCGTCGTAACTCCATGCTGATGTTTGGTGCCGGTGCGACGCTGTGCACGGTGCCGATCCTGACACTGCTTCAGAATAGCGAAAGCAACTGGCTGATATTTATATTGGTTATGCTGGCGCTCCTGATCACCAGCTTTTACACCTCTATCAGTGGGATAGTTAAAGCAGAGATGTTTCCACCGGAAGTACGCGCGCTGGGTGTTGGTCTTTCATATGCGGTGGCGAATGCTATTTTTGGCGGCTCGGCGGAATATGTCGCGCTGTCGCTCAAGGCTGCGGGAAATGAGACCTTGTTTTTTTGGTATGTTTCGGGGATGGGCGCGCTGGCGTTGCTGGTATCGCTGATGCTGCACCGTAAAGGGCAGGGCATGAAACTCTAA
- a CDS encoding YfiM family lipoprotein: MKIATILICLCCTGCSHMAQDRWTGQDKVQHFIGSAFLSAAGNEYGQQQNWSQHHSNSFGLMFAFSLGAAKEFYDSRPEGSGWSWKDLSWDIAGAAAGFALWNAGQ; encoded by the coding sequence ATGAAAATAGCAACGATCTTGATATGTTTATGCTGTACGGGATGTAGCCATATGGCGCAGGATCGCTGGACTGGTCAGGATAAAGTCCAGCATTTTATTGGTTCTGCGTTTCTCTCTGCCGCTGGCAACGAATATGGGCAGCAGCAAAACTGGTCGCAGCATCACAGCAACAGTTTCGGATTGATGTTTGCCTTTAGTCTTGGCGCGGCTAAAGAATTTTATGACAGCCGCCCGGAAGGAAGCGGCTGGAGCTGGAAGGACCTGAGCTGGGATATTGCCGGCGCAGCGGCCGGTTTTGCGCTGTGGAATGCAGGTCAGTAA